One window from the genome of Hydractinia symbiolongicarpus strain clone_291-10 chromosome 1, HSymV2.1, whole genome shotgun sequence encodes:
- the LOC130630305 gene encoding uncharacterized protein LOC130630305: MINFHANVNNLDSFAEQENDDVSDEISSISNHDTDEIRSKTENIPVFGNIFSSITEPGISDDELHEKIRTLNKTQRQIFEVVNDWVRTYVKGLACNAHHKIKPIHIFLTGSAGCGKSHLITTISDMLNKALSYRAGNLEKDKILILAPTGVAAINIEGNTIHSALGIPADRNISKLSDKKKCMLRNKLSELSVIVIDEISMVSNKLLLHIHQRLTEIFGCADDIPFAGISVIACGDFYQLPPIQARPVYAEYKDALLNLSHCWKHFKIAELTEVMRQRGNQHLIELLNNIRVGKLETRHEDLLKSKFISPNDPHYPKNAIHIFAENQPASEHNKKMLNSITSDEINIEAIDKIPENIPMQLVQNFNSCTQMETGGLARNLLLKLHAKVMLTSNIDVSDKLINGQIGTVHRLKTDSSGNVTRIYLKMEDIYTGLKAMRTDPYAIQENVVPINRVEKEIKFNKHNPSSPSMKRLQFPLMLSWACTVHKVQGKTFDKIVVCFDLLKQRAFHSGQIYVALSRVTSLDGLYLTGTFAKSTIKSDTRATEQYNYMREHSKLTQKETGVISENSIMVTLLNTRSYNKHKNDIRSDRVLMNDKKNVSRKRY, encoded by the exons atgataaattttcacgCGAATGTAAATAATCTTGATTCTTTCGCCGAACAGGAAAACGACGATGTTTCTGATGAGATTAGTAGTATAAGCAACCATGACACTGACGAAATTCGAAGTAAAACCGAAAACATACCAGTTTTTGGAAACATTTTTTCATCTATTACTGAGCCTGGAATTTCCGACGACGAACTCCATGAAAAGATTCGaacattaaataaaacacaaaggcAAATTTTTGAAGTGGTAAATGATTGGGTTAGAACTTACGTAAAAGGTTTAGCATGTAACGCACACCATAAAATTAAGCCAATTCACATTTTTCTAACAGGAAGTGCAGGTTGTGGAAAGTCCCAtttaataacaacaatttcTGACATGCTAAATAAAGCACTTTCCTATCGTGCAGGAAACTTAGAAAAGGATAAAATTCTCATTTTAGCACCAACCGGTGTTGCTGCCATTAATATAGAGGGAAATACAATACATTCAGCCTTAGGTATACCAGCGGATAGAAACATTTCTAAGTTAAGTGATAAAAAGAAATGTATGCTGCGAAACAAGCTTTCAGAACTAAGCGTTATTGTAATAGATGAAATCTCAATGGTTTCAAACAAACTACTTTTACATATTCATCAACGGCTAACCGAAATATTTGGATGCGCAGATGACATTCCATTTGCAGGAATATCTGTTATAGCATGTGGCGATTTTTACCAACTTCCACCAATTCAAGCAAGGCCAGTTTACGCAGAATACAAAGATGCATTGTTAAATCTTTCACATTGCTGGAAGCATTTTAAGATTGCTGAACTAACGGAAGTTATGAGACAGCGTGGTAATCAACAtttgattgaattattaaacaatatcagaGTGGGAAAATTAGAAACGCGACACGAAGATTtactaaaatctaaatttatttcaCCAAATGACCCACATTACCCCAAAAATGCAATTCATATATTTGCTGAAAATCAACCCGCCTCTgagcataacaaaaaaatgcttaatAGCATAACATCGGACGAAATAAATATCGAAGCTATTGACAAAATTCCAGAAAATATACCCATGCAATTAGTccaaaattttaattcttgCACTCAAATGGAAACAGGTGGACTTGCGCGAAACCTTCTGCTAAAACTTCATGCAAAAGTCATGTTGACGTCAAATATTGATGTATCTGATAAACTCATTAACGGACAGATAGGTACTGTTCATCGGTTGAAAACCGATAGCTCAGGAAATGTAACAagaatatatttgaaaatggaAGACATATATACTGGACTTAAAGCTATGAGAACAGATCCATATGCTATTCAAGAAAATGTTGTACCAATTAATAGAGTAGAgaaagaaatcaaatttaacaaaCATAATCCATCTTCACCTTCTATGAAACGGCTGCAATTCCCATTAATGCTGTCATGGGCCTGTACTGTTCACAAGGTTCAAGGAAAAAcgtttgataaaattgttgtctgttttgatttattaaaacaacgAGCCTTTCACTCAGGACAAATATATGTTGCATTAAGTCGAGTCACAAGTTTAGACGGTTTATACCTAACGGGTACATTTGCTAAGTCAACCATTAAGTCAGACACACGAGCAACAGAGCAATACAATTACATGCGAGAACATTCAAAATTGACACAAAAAGAAACTGGTGTAATTAGCGAAAATTCTATTATGGTCACTTTGCTTAATACAAGATCCTACAACAAGCATAAAAACGATATTAGGTCCGACCGCGTTCTCATG aatgacAAAAAGAACGTTTCACGAAAACGCTATTAA